The Humulus lupulus chromosome 4, drHumLupu1.1, whole genome shotgun sequence genome has a window encoding:
- the LOC133832631 gene encoding uncharacterized protein LOC133832631: protein MSGEDTQNRLEAIKQYLATSSSSWTSRTITDNPLFQRLAHQVDPMKVPLLSHDSDSDDSITYYRDMAQNRTLKELAAPDIDQQPLCIQYAPLDVNFELKSGLIHLLPSFHGLPGEDPNNHLKEFHIVCSSMKPASVTEEQIKLRAFPFSLKDSAKEWLYYLPPGTVETWNTMKTLFLERYFPASKVGSIRKEICGIRQAVGESLYDYWERFKRLCASCPHHQISEQLLIQYFYEGLLPLDRSMIDAASGGALVDKTPAAARSLISNMAANSQQFGIRQDPVPPPKSANEVSTSNANQLGQQLAQLTAVVQQLALGQQVRPCGILSTEEANAVGGFPSQPRPRYNPYSNSYNEGWRDHPNLRYGNQQAAQPGPNMPPGFTYQPRPPQNYAPRPLPPAPTQSQGSSIEDLIKALASNTIQFQQQTQASLKNLENTMGQIATSLSRGETQNIGKLPSQAEKNPRENASAVTLRSGTSYDPPKVPSPPPLPNTPPPPTNDNDPPITASLPKPTVTSHITPPPFPSRLRKSKKEESEKEILETFRKVEVNIPLLDAIKQVPRYAKFLKELCTNKRKLKGDEKVSVGENVSVVIQKKLPPKCKDPGTFTIPCTIGNKRIERCMLDLGASINVMPFSIYASLNLGPLEETGVIIQLADRSNAYPRGVVEDVLVKVNELVFPADFYILDMEDESVPCSTPVLLGRPFLKTARTKIDVHEGTLTMEFDGELIRFNIFEAMRYPSDVQSICSIDVSDSLSQRVLDLHGDDKLDVALREDIHLEANWFPEEIEDVVAALDSFIEKFHNQVSYLELPLSTEKM, encoded by the exons ATGTCTGGCGAAGACACTCAGAACAGGTTGGAGGCAATCAAACAGTATCTTgctacttcatcttcttcttggaCTTCGCGGACTATTACTgataatccactctttcaacGTCTTGCTCATCAAGTGGATCCTATGAAAGTGCCCTTATTGTCTCACGACTCAGATTCAGACGATTCTATTACATATTACAGAGATATGGCACAAAATaggacgttgaaagagttggcTGCGCCAGATATTGATCAACAACCGCTATGCATTCAATATGCACCCCTTGATGTGAACTTTGAACTCAAGTCGGGCCTCATTCATTTATTACCATCGTTCCATGGGCTGCCTGGTGAGGATCCGAATAATCATCTCAAGGAATTCCATATTGTATGCTCTAGTATGAAGCCAGCCTCAGTGACAGAAGAACAAATAAAACTCCgagcttttcctttctctctAAAGGATTCAGCAAAGGAGTGGCTGTATTATCTCCCCCCTGGTACTGTGGAGACCTGGAACACTATGAAGACCTTGTTTTTGGAGCGGTATTTTCCAGCGTCTAAAGTGGGGAGTATAAGGAAAGAAATTTGTGGCATCAGGCAGGCTGTGGGAGAATCACTCTATGATTACTGGGAGCGCTTTAAGCGGTTGTGTGCTAGTTGTCCTCACCATCAGATCAGTGAGCAACTATTGATTCAATATTTCTATGAGGGATTACTGCCGTTGGACAGGAGTATGATTGATGCAGCCAGTGGGGGTGCACTAGTTGATAAGACTCCTGCTGCAGCcaggagcttgatttctaatatggctgCTAACTCACAACAGTTTGGCATTCGTCAAGATCCTGTTCCACCGCCTAAATCAGCTAATGAAGTGAGCACCTCTAATGCTAATCAGCTGGGTCAACAATTGGCTCAATTAACTGCCGTGGTACAACAACTAGCTCTAGGCCAACAGGTGCGGCCATGTGGAATTT TGTCAACTGAAGAAGCCAATGCCGTTGGAGGATTTCCAAGTCAACCTAGACCGAGGTACAACCCATATTCAAACTCTTATAATGAAGGGTGGCGTGATCATCCTAACCTTCGTTATGGTAATCAACAAGCTGCGCAACCAGGGCCCAATATGCCACCAGGGTTTACCTATCAACCGAGACCTCCACAGAATTATGCTCCTCGACCACTACCACCTGCTCCTACTCAGAGTCAAGGGTCCTCTATTGAAGATTTGATCAAGGCTCTTGCAAGTAATACTATACAGTTCCAGCAGCAGACCCAGGCTTCATTGAAGAATTTAGAGAACACCATGGGGCAGATTGCAACATCCTTGAGTAGGGGTGAGACGCAGAACATTGGCAAACTCCCTTCTCAGGCTGAAAAGAACCCTAGAGAGAATGCTAGTGCAGTAACCTTGAGAAGTGGCACCTCTTATGACCCACCTAAAGTACCATCACCACCTCCTCTACCAAACACACCACCACCACCCACAAATGACAATGACCCACCTATCACAGCATCTTTACCTAAACCCACCGTGACCTCACATATCACCCCTCCACCATTCCCTAGTAGATTGCGAAAATCCAAGAAAGAGGAAAGTGAAAAGGAAATTCTAGAAACATTCAGAAAGGTTGAGGTGAACATTCCTTTGCTTGATGCAATCAAGCAAGTACCGCGGTATGCAAAGTTTTTAAAGGAGTTGTGTACAAATAAGCGGAAATTGAAGGGTGATGAAAAAgtaagtgtgggggagaatgtgTCGGTGGTGATTCAGAAAAAGCTTCCCCCAAAATGTAAGGATCCTGGTACTTTTACCATACCGTGCACTATTGGGAATAAGAGGATTGAACGGTGTATGCTGGATTTGGGTGCCTCAattaatgtcatgccattctctATTTATGCTTCCTTGAATCTTGGTCCACTTGAAGAAACGGGGGTGATTATTCAGTTGGCGGATCGATCCAATGCCTATCCTCGGGGTGTTGTGGAGGATGTCCTGGTTAAGGTAAATGAGTTGGTTTTTCCTGCCGACTTTtatattcttgatatggaggatgAATCTGTTCCATGCTCTACACCTGTTCTGTTGGGGAGACCGTTTTTGAAGACAGCCCGTACAAAGATTGATGTTCATGAAGGTactttgacaatggagtttgaTGGGGAGTTGATTCGATTCAACATCTTTGAAGCTATGAGGTACCCGAGTGATGTGCAGTCTATTTGTTCTATTGATGTAAGTGATTCCCTATCTCAGCGGGTTCTTGATCTACATGGGGATGACAAGTTGGATGTGGCTTTAAGGGAGGATATTCACCTTGAAGCAAACTGGTTTCCTGAGGAGATTGAAGATGTGGTGGCTGCCTTGGACAGTTTTATTGAGAAATTTCACAATCAGGTTTCCTACCTGGAACTACCTTTGTCTACTGAGAAGATGTAA